A genomic segment from Actinoplanes sichuanensis encodes:
- a CDS encoding MarR family transcriptional regulator, protein MGSSIQLEHLFADDRSDPLFSSHLTMSQLKIMLLLSRHGTLAGGELARMLGVGAAALSGMVDRLVVQDLITRTEDVNDRRVRRIGLTRAGTEVIDGIITAGVAKQRELLSRLSAEELTIVAQAMELLVREAGCQAAEEAAASLSDHAAADPGTGEN, encoded by the coding sequence ATGGGTTCGTCGATCCAGCTCGAGCACCTGTTCGCCGACGACCGGTCGGACCCGCTCTTCTCGTCACATCTGACGATGTCGCAGCTCAAGATCATGCTGCTGCTGTCCCGGCACGGGACCCTCGCCGGCGGCGAACTCGCCCGGATGCTCGGTGTCGGCGCCGCGGCGCTCAGTGGCATGGTCGACCGCCTCGTCGTGCAGGACCTGATCACACGCACGGAGGACGTGAACGATCGGCGGGTACGCCGGATCGGACTCACGAGGGCGGGCACCGAGGTCATCGATGGCATCATCACGGCAGGAGTGGCGAAGCAGCGCGAACTCCTCAGCCGGCTCTCAGCGGAGGAGCTCACGATCGTGGCCCAGGCCATGGAGTTGCTGGTCCGCGAAGCGGGATGCCAGGCAGCCGAAGAGGCCGCAGCCAGTCTGTCAGACCACGCTGCGGCCGATCCGGGAACCGGGGAAAACTAG